Within Gemmatimonadota bacterium, the genomic segment CTCAAGCGCAATCGGATAGTTGATGCCCCGCCCCAGATACAAGAAGTCACTGGCATGGCCATATTTCTTGGCGATCTTTCCAATCGCTTTGGTTTTCTCCAACGTCGCCTGGACCAGGGCGGGCAGGGTGACGATGTCTTCGATGAGTTTCCGGCCATGGTTGCGGTCGAGGACGCCGCGGCGTTGTCCGAGGTGCAGAGCCAGCAGATAGAGGGCGGTCAACTGCGTCGTAAACGCCTTGGTTGACGCCACGCTGATCTCGGGTCCGGCATGGGTATAGACCACCATGTCGGATTTGCGCGCAATGGACGAATCGACCACATTGCAGACGGCCAGCGTGCTGGCACCCTTGTTTTTACCCCCTTCGAGCGCGGCCAGCGTATCCGCGGTCTCGCCCGACTGAGAAACCGCCAGAACCAGGCTGTCCGCGTCGAGCGGCGTGGGGCGATAGCGGAATTCACTGCCGTAATCGACCTCGGTCGGCAGTCCGGCCAGTTCCTCCAAAAGGAATTTGCCAACCAGACAGGCGTGCCAGGCCGTGCCGCACGCAACCAGGGTCGCCCGCTTGACCGCATCGAGCGCGGGTAGCCGGTCCGCGAGCTCGCCCAGCGCAATCTCGCCGGATTCCTCCAGGATACGGCTGCGCATGGTATCGATAATGGCCTGGGGCTGTTCATGGATTTCCTTCAGCAAAAAATGCTTATAACCGCTCTTCTGGGCCGTAATCGGGTCCCAGGTAATATGGCGCGGCTCGCGCTCAACCGGCCGACCGGAGAAGTCCGAGATCGCGACGCCCCGACGACTCACCTCGGCCATCTCGCCGTCATCCAGGAAGAGCACCCGGCGGGTGTAATCGAGCAGGGCGGGAATATCGGAGGCCACAAAACTCTCCTCCTCCCCGAGTCCGATGACAATGGGCGTGGCGTTTTTGGCCGTCAGGAGTGTTTCCGGGTCCCGCTCGCTCAGGGCAACCAGGGCGAACGAACCGGAAAGATGCCGCAGGGCGGCCCGGGTCGCTTCACGGAACGAGTGTCCCTCTTGCAGGTATTGATCGATCAGGTGGGCAATGACCTCGGTATCCGTCTCAGAGCTGAACGTCCGCCCTTTGCCCATGAGTTCGTGGCGCAGTTCAAGATAGTTCTCGATAATGCCGTTGTGGATGACCACCACGTCGCCGGCGCGGTGCGGGTGGGCGTTCTCCTCGGACGGCGGCCCGTGGGTCGCCCAACGGGTGTGACCGATA encodes:
- the glmS gene encoding glutamine--fructose-6-phosphate transaminase (isomerizing), whose amino-acid sequence is MCGIMGYVGHREAAPLLFQGLKRLEYRGYDSAGIAAFTNGRIAIRRAVGKLAQLDQLLQAEPLPGSVGIGHTRWATHGPPSEENAHPHRAGDVVVIHNGIIENYLELRHELMGKGRTFSSETDTEVIAHLIDQYLQEGHSFREATRAALRHLSGSFALVALSERDPETLLTAKNATPIVIGLGEEESFVASDIPALLDYTRRVLFLDDGEMAEVSRRGVAISDFSGRPVEREPRHITWDPITAQKSGYKHFLLKEIHEQPQAIIDTMRSRILEESGEIALGELADRLPALDAVKRATLVACGTAWHACLVGKFLLEELAGLPTEVDYGSEFRYRPTPLDADSLVLAVSQSGETADTLAALEGGKNKGASTLAVCNVVDSSIARKSDMVVYTHAGPEISVASTKAFTTQLTALYLLALHLGQRRGVLDRNHGRKLIEDIVTLPALVQATLEKTKAIGKIAKKYGHASDFLYLGRGINYPIALEGALKLKELSYIHAEGYPAGEMKHGPIALIDEQMPVVVLLPKDPVYEKTLSNMKEVEARGGRIIALTDTPSPELEEIAWEIIPVPTTNHLVMPILLSIPLQLLAYHVAVYRGTDVDQPRNLAK